A window of Punica granatum isolate Tunisia-2019 chromosome 8, ASM765513v2, whole genome shotgun sequence genomic DNA:
GTAATTTGGCCACCACTTTACCTTAAACTGTCTAACAAGTCTAGGAAAATGATGTCCACATCTCTTGTGATTGTATCATAGGCAAGACTCTGTCATAAGTTCTTCAATCTTGAAATTCCAACAAAATATCCAAGTAACTCATATAGTCTATTTAATAAATCTCTCTTACTAGGTATGGGAATACCATATCCATTTTATTACCTTATTCAAGGGTTTGTagtttattaataattttggaGCTCCTCTCTGAATTTCCGCTTCATTTTGTACATAAAAAGCAGCGCGACTCTATGGAGATTTACTTTTTCGTATTAATCCATTTTCTAATAAATCGTCAATTTCTTTCATGCTGAATTTTAGTAATTCTTCATTCATCTAAATTGACCTAGCTTTCGTAGGaatatttctttcattaaAATCCTTTTCATAAGGTAAAGAAACTATATGATGCTTATACTGCCAAAAAAGCATTTGGCATGGTTGAGCATATTTCctattcaattttttcttgCAAAACTATTACTTTATCCTGTATTTCCTTTTTCATAAGTTGTTgctttattctttttctctttatttcttcattcaaaaaatttaaatgattttcttttgccTTGATcaagtttattattttaaaaattgaattactTTGTAatgttaaaatatttttttctttgacgggatctaaaaattcaaaacaaagagtttttctcaaaatattaGTACTGATTCCTTTAGTCGTTTCTTGAAAAGGATATAGTTGCATTAAAAATGGCATTCCTAAAATCATTCTTATAGAAATATCTTTAACCGAAATAAAAGTTGTTTTAAAACAACATTTGTTTACAAATATGAACTTTCcagatttttaattaatttttagagttgagtgtggttttggtccctgaaagatCCCATAGCCATGGGTTTGGTCCCTTAAAAATTTTTGCCATTGTTTTCGTCCCTCAATCTCCATTCCGTCTGATATTTTAGTCCTGCCGTCATCTTTTGCGTGCCAACCGTGACGTAAATCTCACGTGGCAGATGAGCTGGACGTAACGCCATTAAACACCACCCAAATTGCCAAAAAATGGCGTCGTTGTCTTCCTCGGTCGAAGGTCGCCCGAAAACTCAAGCCGATGCATCCATTCCCGCCAAAATCACTCTATGATGTTGTCGTTCGGACTTCTAGGTCAAACCGAGGGCCCTAAATGCTATAACTGTTGTACAAATCGATTTGGGTGAGTTGAAATTGGGCAAAAGATCTGCTATTCGCACATTGAAGAGGCGAAGGTTTCAACAGCAGTATACTCGATCGAAGCAATTTCCATTTGTTAGCATCGGTCGGTCAGTGAAAATTCCCTTCCCTTTTCACTTTTTGTTGTTGAATGGCAGTTGGAATATTTGGGAATGGCAAAAAGCCGACTTTGGTTGTTGTCCCATACGATTGTGAAGCAAATGTTGTCGAATGCCAGTGGGAAACTTCTAATTTGTTGTCTGTTGTTATTCCTCCCATCACAAccttttaccctttttttttgctttgtgGTCCCTTCTTATCGTCCCATTTGTGTTCACTGCTCTTTGTTATTGTCCCCTTCTTGGTTCTTGTCGTCACTTTTTCTCTGTGGTCCTTTCTTCTTGTCCACCGTTTTGTGGTTCACTGCTTTTAGTTCAGAGCAATAGTGatgtttctttttatttaaatacaTGTATAGATAATGGATGAGGACTTGTACACGTTGATTTTTCACCATGGGGGTGAGTTAGTCTCTGAACCCCGTGTGCAATATGTTGGTGGAGAAATTGATGTATGGGGGGATGTAGATATTGACCTAGTATCAAAATCCACCATTGAGAACTTATATGTTGAGCATGGATATAGAAAACCAAAGAAGATCTTGTGGTTGGTTCCCAGTTTAGAAGTGCATGAAGGGCTGAGGGATTTTGAGATAGACCAAGATGCTCATACACTATATGCATCAGTTAGAAATGTTAGAGAAATCGAGTTTTTCTTCATCcaaaatgaagaagagattgttGTAGCAGAACTTGCAAATCAAGATGAAGAACAAGATGAAGATGCACTGGAGCTTGAGTCTGATGGTTTACATGATTCAGATGATGCATGGGTACCAGGGCAAGATGGGGATGAATATGATTACTGTACTGGCGATGATCGTGATGCAGGGGAAAGTGGAGGGGGTGTAGCAGTGGACAAAACAGTGGAAGTTGAAGTTGTAGGGGAAGTTCCAGTTCAAGAAGCAGGGGAAGAAACAGGGGAAGAACCTGTTGAAAAGGGTGGGGAAGGAACCAACAGAACTGAATCTTCTCGTGTAAGAAGTCCTAAATGGAGACCTTGCAATGCACTGAACAGAACAGCAAGGGAAGAACCATCTGATCATCAAGGTACTGATGAATTTGTAGAGGAAACCAAGTATCACTCTGAAGACTTGCAAAGCCTGAAGGGAAGCGATGATGAATCTGATAAGAGGCCTGCTTTCTTTCACGAGAATGCAAAATATGGTCAAGTGCAGCTTCAACTAGATATGTTATTTCCTAGCTTGCAAGTTTTCAAAGAGGTGGTAAAAGATTATACAATTTCAATTGGGAGGGAAGTGGTTATGAAGAAGAATGATAAGGTCAGGTGTAGATTCAAGTGTCAACATGGCTGTGAGTGAGAGGCCTTATGTTCTTGGTCAGAACCATATGGTGTTTTTTAGCTGACGAAGTTAATTCACAATCACAGTTGCTCCAGGAAATTGAAGAATAAACAAGCAGACAGCAAATGGATTGCTGAGAAACTGGTAAACCAACTGAGAAAGATGCCTAATATGACTGCAAGGgatgcatataaatatttatctgAGGTATTCTCCATTAAAGTTGGTGAATGGAAGATATACAATGCCTTGCGGATTGCAAAAAAACAAGTTGAAGGAAGTGAAGAGAAGCAATATGGCAGATTAAGGGACTACCGTTAAGAGATTATAGCAAGCAACCTAGGTTCTAGTGCAGTAATTGGGGTAGAAAGACCAGACTTGAGCTTCCCTCCCATTTTTGATAGGATGTACATATGCTTTGATGCCAGTAAAAGGGGGTTGCTAGCTGGATGCAGACCACTGATAGGGTTAGATGGGTGCTTCTTGAAGGGCTATTATGGAGGCACTTTACTAGCTGCTGTCACACAGGATCCAACCCACGCATTCTATGTAATAGCATATGGAGTTGTGGAACGGGAGACTAAAGACAATTGGAGTTGGTTATTGAGAATGCTACTTGAAGACATTGGAGATCCAAGGGAACATGGTTGGGAGTTTATATCAGACATGCAAAAGGTAATTGTAATTGTTTTATAttgcattttcattttccatatCTTCCTGTATGGATCtaaatatttttctccaaattttcTTTCACGGGGCCTTAGGGAGACAATTAAGGAATTATGCCTAGACACAATTCACAGGTTTTGTGTGAAACATCTAGAAGCAAATGTATGGAAAAATTGGCACAGTGTAGATCTTAGGAAAAAGCTATAGCAGTGTGCTAGATCAAACACCACGGGAGAGTTTGAAAGGCATTTTTAGGAGCTTAGATGTATCAGTGAGGAAGCCTATGAATATCTCGGGTTGTTGGACAAGCATACCTAGACCAGGGCAGCCTTCAAAGTACATACCAAGAACCAAAGTCTGTACAATAACATGTCTGAACAGTTCAATGCTGCTATAGTGAAATATCGAGCAAGACCTATCATCAACATGTTGGAAGAGATCGGGTTATAtttgatgaggaagatgaaCTCTAATAGGAATCAGATTGCAAGATACAGAGGTCCAATCACACCAACTGCACAGTCTAAGTTAGAAATAGCAAAGAGGGATAGTCACAAATGGCATGCTCTTTGGGCTAGAGACCCTGAGCTTGCAAAGTTTCAGGTGCAACATATATACAGCAGCAACCATCAGCATGTTGTTGACTTGAAGATGTCGACCTGTTCATGTAGAGAGTGGGATTTGTGTGGGATCCCTTGTAAGCATGCAGTAGCATGTATGCACTCGGTTGGCATTGATGCAGAGAAGCATGTCAATCCATGCCATTCTAGGGAAACATGGGACAGGATTTATGCTCCGTATATTGCTCCACTAAGAGGTAAAGATCAATGGATGAAGTCAAGTGCAAAACCTGTTGAGGCTCCAAGATTTGCCAAGGGTAATGATGTGCCTCAAAACCCATATAAGTTTAAAAGGAAGTACAAGGAAATACAATGTGGAAGGTGTGGTGAGAGAGAACACAATGTGAAGAGATGCAAGGGTACATTATCGAATGATAAGCAAAGGAAGAAGGCTAAGACTGATACCAGCCCCCAAAATGCATCAGCTTTGTAGGTATACTGACTTTCAACTGTATATTTTCCCCATTTGTACTGTTGATATGTGAAATTGACAAACTATTGCCTTTAGGGAGTGACATCAAGTGTGGTCCAGCAGCCAGAGATGATGTCTCAAGAAGCAGACAACATTTCTCAGCCTAACATGACTCATCCAAAACCAATGAGACCTCAAAAGCTAGCAATCAGATCAAGTATGAGAAAACCAACAACAAAGACAGTTGACAATGGTGCACCAACGTCAATTTCACCAAATCAGACTCAGCATTCAATTGTAGAGGTGGGCTATTGTTCTTATGTGCCTGTGCATGTGCTTGTGTGTTTTAGTGTGCTCATCTGCCTGTGCTGGTGTATTTTCATGTGCTTAGTGATGTGCTTGTGGTACTGAACTGTGCAAGGAAATGATAGTATTTGTCTTTTGGTGCTTGTGTAAGTTCAAGCTACTGATCTTTGTTGTGCTTTTGCTACTGAACTTTGCGGGGAATGTCACCATCGATGTGTCAGCATTTGGCTAGCGGCCCCTCCAATGCTCATGTTATCTCAGGACCCAATGAACCTAAGAAGCAAGCAAACAAGCCAAAAAAGGATTCAAGGAAACGAAAGTAGTCCATTTTGTATAGAGAATACTGTGGTTTGTGAATACTTTTGATAATGGCCATTGGCTTTTGATACCTTTTGAATAGAGAAGAATTTGATACATTTTTGTATAAACAAGAATGTTAATGAATGGGCACTCAATAATGCAAGTTTTTATGGTATATATGGTTTACATCTTGCAAGTTGATATATTGATTGCAAGTTTCATTTGGTATACTAGTTACAAGTTTCATATGGTATAGAGACTACTGTGGAAATTGTATTGTGATTGCATTTGCTATACAGTCGGGTAAAAACCAAATGCAAATTCCAGAGCAGTATGCAAGTTTCAGAGTAGTGAAATCAAATTGCATATGCTAAACTGATGAAAGATGCAGATGGAGATGGACAAATGGACAAGAACTGATGGCAAACGAATTTCATTAACCAACATTAATACAGACCAAGTCATACACAAGGCTGAGTTGGATAGCAACTTGCAAAAACTTCCAACTCATTGCTTTAACAGTACCACATCAATCCAACATATCCTAGctgatgtgcttcagattgcagctCAACACAtattcgaattttcgggtCCAAACGTGTATTCTAGAAGATTCcgaaacaagaatttagcttaattagatattaactttcctatattgctatgatatagtttcctttaattagatattatttcctatattagcttgagtcagcaatcttaagtttcctatttcagattattacattactctattttaggaaagtaatctagaggatatcAGATATCAGTTTCATATTTTATAGTCAATGGGGTGTCTTccttctatataaatatgcacctattgtaagagaagcagaaaaatgaatttgataaatatttgaatgaaattgcttagagtatttcttctctttcttatctaaacaagttccttgtttagtggcgaaaaccccgattcttatcgttcttccttgagcgtggcgaatcaacccgacttttcttactcgtggcgagtcatcttatcaaGTGAGTTTTGTTAATTCTACcatccacccttctttcttatcaagttctggttggtgagcttatcatttggtatcagagcgaagGTTCTAtccttgttggccgagtgaaacacgtgtGTTTGAGtggatttttttataaatatgcaAAGATTATGGCTAAAAGCTACCCTGAACGAGTTCCAAGAGGGTTTACTTTCGACCAAGACTTGCCTCTCACTTTCCAGCAGACGCGAGAGGAGTTCATTGCACGGCTCGAGCGAGTGACCCAAGCCCTCGAGAGTTCCGGTGGAATAAGAAGACACCAATGGGTGCAGAAGGACTATCCCCCAAAGAGAATTCCGACTTTCAACGGAAGCATGAGCGCTCAGGAATACTTGGCGTGGATTTCGGATGTGAACCGATTCTTCGACTACTACGGCATCCCGGATGATGGAAGTCGAGTTGTTAGAGTTGCTTATCAGCTAAGAGGCAAAGCGTCTACTTGGTgggagaaattggaaaataatcaTCTTCAAGATGGAAGGAATCTGGTATTTACGTGGAGGCACATGAAACAACTCTTGAAAGTCAGATTCTTTCCTTTGGGATACGAAAAACGCCTCTATGAATCTGATGACGGTTGCATGAAGTCTACCTATCCTCTTAAGCATAGAAACACAAATGCTTTTCCTATGACGATTGTTGATGttgaggaaaaagtacaaCTTGAAGAAACTTCTATGAAGGGTgacaaatttaaagaaaatgtgGAGTCCAAGAATGAAGCAGCTCAAGCGTCACAAGATAATAATGTTCTAGTCGAGAAGGATTTAGCGATTGGCAAGATTCTTCGAGAGGAACTAATTTCAAACTCCGAAGAGAAAGTCCAAGCTGAACTGTTTTTAAACCCAGGCCAGGTGGAACTTCAGGAAGTAATTGCTATTAAAGATTCGTCGATGGTGTTTCATCCAATCAAGGCAAAATTTGCCAAAGCATATACGACTCCACCGAGGAAGCAACAGTTTGGGCAACAAGTTGGCTGGCGTGGAAAAACAAAGCAGTCAATTTATGAAGAATTACTGGAAAGAGTTCTCAAAGAAAAGATGTTGTTGAAGTGGCAAGTTAAGAAGCGGCGAAACGCATAAATCAAGACCAGGAGAACATCGACGAAGACTCGAGGTCGAGTCTTTTTCCAACCAAGAGGGGATGATGTGCTTTAGATTGCAGCTCAACACAtattcgaattttcgggtCCAAACGCGTATTTTAGAAGATTTcgaaacaagaatttagcttaattagatattaactttcctatattgctatgatatagtttcctttaattagatattatttcctatattaacttgagtcagcaatcttaagtttcctatttcagattattacattactctattttaggaaagtaatctagaggatatcagatatcagtttcctattttatagtgaagggggtgtcttccctctatataaatatgcacctattgtAAGAGAAACAGAAAATcgaatttgataaatatttgaatgaaattacttagagcgtttcttctctttcttatctaaacaagttccttgtttagtggcgaaaacctcGATTCTTATCAttcttccttgagcgtggcaaatcaacccgacttttcttactcgtggcgagtcatcttatcgagtgagttttgttggttctaccttccacccttctttcttatcaagttttggttcgtgagcctatcACTAGCTAACTAAAACTACCCACAATCCATTCATAACCAAGCTCGGGCCCACTAACAGCAATCCTCACAACCAACAAGCTCAGCCGACTAAAAGGAAGCTCAGAAAATAGCTATCCTCACAACCAACACACACACTACAATCGTCAAAATCCACCACAGCCGAGCCAGCTTCTTCAATTGACGCTCACACTCCACAATCCTGCTTTTTAATAACACCACGTTCCTCCGAAGTTGGACTTCAACTGAAAAAGTGTCAAGCTGGTCTTCCCACTGAAAATAACCGCAGGTATGAGCTTCATTCTTCCATAAAGGACACCTATAAAATGGTCGATCAGGATTTGCAATGGTCTTCGAGATCATCAGACGTGCTCTTTGTCCACAATAACAGAGAATCGACCCAGCTCCGGAGATGCTGGAACTGCAATTGGGATGACAACTCACGCTCGATTTCTGATCTTTGTTCATCTCTTTCCTTTGCAATTGAATTGTAATTGGAGTGGCAAATGATTAAGGCTTCTTTCCCTCACCTGAATTTCTTCATTCCTCTTCGATTGAGCTGTGATTTCGAGTGAACAGTCTCTAATTCTTGCTCCAAAGCCTCGTACTTCTTCCGATTGTTGGGTAATTCCAGTGGCCAGCCTCGAACTTCTTCCTTCCTCTGCGATTGAATCTTAAATCGATTGCCCAGCCTCAGACTTCTTCCTTCAAAGCCTCGAACATCTTCCTTCCTCTGCACTAGATTCGCAATTAGGGCTTGTAAATGGAAAATTAGGGATTCTGGGTTCAAGGGGCATTCAACGCATCGTTTATGTTGTTGAGTAAGAGGGGGGAACGACGTCGTTTAGGGCGGCCTTCGATCGACGAAGACAACAACGCCgtttttgtcaattttgcgAGGTGGTTAACGACGTTAAGTCCAGCTCATCCGCCACGTGAGATTTCTGTCATCGTTGGCATGCGAAAGATGACGGCAGGACTAAAACATAAGACGAAATGGATATTGAGGGACGAAAACAATGGCAAAAATGTTTTAGGGACTGAACTCAAGGTTTTGGCatctttcagggaccaaaacCACACTCAACTCTGATTTTTAACCTTGATCCATTCGTACCTTGAAGCTTTTCAGTTGTTTTTTCGTAATATTTTATAGGTATTATTCCATCATTGTAGACAATTCATATCTACTCCAGTATCCAGTAAGGCTATCGTATCTAACTCAAGATCTCCacctattattatatttactcTTATGTGCCACTTTTATATAGGTATTGTGGAAATAACGTTTAGGAATTCGTTTTCTGACTTACCGGTATTATATCCTTGTGACTTACTAGTATTGTCTTCTTGTGACTTACCGGTATTATCTTGCGTCTCCTTTGGGCTTCCTTGAAAATCTCTTGAAATTCCTTCAAAAGTGGTGAGaagattttttatttcgaAATTTTCGTGCTTTAATTCTCTAATAtgtcttttaatttcatttaccTCCTTTTGAAAATCTTGAATTCTAATAGGCTTACTTTTCCGGTTTAAACATGTCAAATATGTTTTTAAGATTATACGtaacaatttcttttttcaacttgttttcttctttttctagaAGCATTTTCCTAAATTTCATTAAAGCTTCTAATTTCGCTCTAGGActttctaattcttttttttctaaaacctctttttcttcttttgtaaTTACACTAATTGATTGCTTACAAAAAGAGACTCCATTGTGTTTACAAGTGCTATCATCTGATTCCGTAATTTGAATTTCGTAAACATATTCAGAATCAATTGATCTAGTTTCTTTGAAATTAGAcgattaattttcaaaaagtatcaataatattttttttgttttacatTCTTAGCCATTGTGATTTCATTCATCTTCTTTCTGACCCGGCACTTTGAATTTATATGCCATTTCTTTCCCCATTTATAGCAaaatatttctcttttatttccaTTAAAAGGTTTTTTCGTaaatcttttcttatttttaaaataataattccgATATTTTTCTTTGTGTGATTTTATAGGCTCTCTACTATATTTCTTTcgaaaagattttttttcagatGTTTAGAAGGAGAGGATTCCCCTTTCGTTAGGCCATATTGTGAGCAAAATGATCCTAATTCTATCTTGAACATATTAGTGTCTTGTAATACTTTAGACTTAACTTTAGGTTCGTATATAGCATTAATCCTTCTTTCGtaacataatttattattttaccaTACGTTAAAGCAGAATAAGGTATGTTTCCACAATGTCTTTCCCTAATATGTTCTCTTACGTTTTCTGCAAATAATGGAGGAAATCCcgaaataaatttttcttttcacaagTCTTGATTACATTTTGTTCTTAAAAACAGTTTTGCCAAAAATATATCTTTATACCATCTAAAATCGTGTGAAGTGGGATAGTTAGGTTTGTTAATGATACCGTGGATCTCTCTTGCAGCTGAGTCACCTACAAAGTGCTTAGTGATTGCATAAATTAAGGTTGATATAGCTATTTTCATATCTTCCCCGTTTATGTTTAGCGTATGTTTTGCGTAGccattaaaatataatatcgtTGTTCtttcattaaataattatcCCACCAATCTTTTAGAAGACCATTGAATCATACTGCTAGAAGTTTAGCAATTGCGTGATCGTTATTATTTCTACTCCTATACGCCGTAGCGGCTATAGTCATTTCGTTAAGTACATTAATAATTTGATGCTCTGATTGTCCGTCTAAATTCCATTTTTAAATACAGTCTTTTGTATATGAAGAAGCAAATGCTGGTTCCTCTTATTGTAAATCAAGAGGCGTAGGTCCAGGGtagtaattttttgaaaagaaatgtCTTTAGCCCGGGTTATACCTTCATATCTTGTTTACTTTTGAGCTTTCATTATTCATTTCCCTAAACTTCTCAACTAATTTATCAATCTCATCTTTAGTTTCTTCACTTTCGTTTTAACTCTCATTCTTTAGTGAGATTGCCTCAATATTTTTATCTCTACTTTCTCCTGAAGCGAGTTTGTCTGTTTTTATAGTAATTTCTTTTAACAAATCATTCATATTTTCCTTATTTAAGATAGAAAGCTCTTCGTATGAAATTACCGGTGGTTTAAAAAGAGGTTTTGAGAGGTGAAATTCGGACTTTGGTTGGGAAGAGGTAGAAgtaatattatttcctatcaTTACTGGAGATTTTGTCCAGCATTGTAACATGTCTAATTTTTCGGATATAGTATGAAGGATttgattagaaaaaatattttgtatctAAACGTTTCCCATATCATATTTCGTATCACAACCATTAGAGATTCCATGTTCATCTCTAATCATTTTAAAAGGTCcaacaataatttcttttgtaaTCGTTAATTCCTTTAATGGAGGGTGAGTTGAGACAAACGTATCTCCTTCGGAGGTATTCCAATTCTTAGTTGTCCTATTAATAGggagtaaatttaatttcatatatgcTTCAAACCattcaaaaaatgaaacttCTTCTTTCCAATCATTCATATATTCATAATAGTCTTTTTGAATTTGATCTCTTTGAACTTTGTTGGAGTCAACAaaaaattttctcttctttccctGTTCTGTTCGTTGTAGAATTCGTTCATTAATTCTTCTTTATCAAAAGCATATTCTCTGGTTGTCATaaaaatttctttatattcatAATTACCTACATGCATATGAGATTGGGTGGAAgacattaacttttttttttcttaattgaaaATAGGTTTTGAGATTTGTCTATTAAAATCTACTCCTT
This region includes:
- the LOC116188837 gene encoding uncharacterized protein LOC116188837, which translates into the protein MYICFDASKRGLLAGCRPLIGLDGCFLKGYYGGTLLAAVTQDPTHAFYVIAYGVVERETKDNWSWLLRMLLEDIGDPREHGWEFISDMQKFNAAIVKYRARPIINMLEEIGLYLMRKMNSNRNQIARYRGPITPTAQSKLEIAKRDSHKWHALWARDPELAKFQVQHIYSSNHQHVVDLKMSTCSCREWDLCGIPCKHAVACMHSVGIDAEKHVNPCHSRETWDRIYAPYIAPLRGKDQWMKSSAKPVEAPRFAKGNDVPQNPYKFKRKYKEIQCGRCGEREHNVKRCKGTLSNDKQRKKAKTDTSPQNASAL